Proteins from one Hydrogenispora ethanolica genomic window:
- a CDS encoding nitrogenase component 1 — MKRLFKFLPPFAPDYSGVCSALFELGGVSVILDASGCTGNYTGYDEPRWYGGPGNVYCSGLREMDAVLGDEAKLFRKVQEYLGRRRAAFIALLGSPAPMVIGMDYAAVAAEMSQRFDLPVLAFDTSGMHYYDQGASQAFLAVARQFVKPPSRKLADGLNIIGATPLDLSPDNLQALRQGLEKAGYTIVSCWSMGADLGDVGRAAEAGLNLVVSGTGLAAARYLESQYGIPFMTGIPVSR; from the coding sequence ATGAAACGCTTGTTCAAGTTCCTGCCGCCGTTCGCCCCGGATTATTCGGGGGTCTGCTCAGCCCTGTTCGAGCTGGGAGGGGTTTCGGTGATTCTCGATGCCTCCGGATGCACGGGCAATTATACCGGCTATGATGAACCACGTTGGTATGGCGGTCCCGGCAACGTGTACTGTTCCGGGTTGCGCGAGATGGACGCAGTCCTGGGTGACGAGGCGAAACTCTTTCGTAAAGTCCAAGAATATCTCGGGCGCCGCCGCGCCGCGTTCATCGCTTTACTGGGAAGTCCGGCACCGATGGTGATTGGCATGGACTATGCGGCGGTCGCCGCGGAGATGTCGCAGCGCTTTGATCTGCCGGTGCTGGCCTTTGACACCAGTGGAATGCATTATTACGATCAGGGGGCTTCCCAGGCGTTCTTGGCGGTGGCGCGTCAATTTGTAAAGCCGCCGTCGCGGAAATTGGCGGACGGATTGAATATCATCGGCGCCACGCCGCTCGATCTGAGCCCCGACAATCTGCAAGCGTTACGCCAGGGGCTGGAAAAGGCGGGTTATACGATCGTATCCTGTTGGTCGATGGGGGCCGATCTGGGGGATGTCGGCCGCGCGGCGGAGGCCGGCTTGAATTTGGTGGTTTCCGGGACGGGGTTGGCCGCCGCCCGCTATCTGGAAAGTCAATACGGCATCCCTTTTATGACCGGCATTCCGGTGAGCAGATAA